From a region of the Geothrix sp. 21YS21S-2 genome:
- a CDS encoding S41 family peptidase, protein MARWFKSSWIWMVIAITVAVYAPLAGRTGDEKARQRSLDTLTEIMGLVQKQAVDPPAPKQVSHASISGMLHTLDPHSYYMDESEFRTMREDQRGSFFGIGSIIQQQPDGVVVVSTVRGGPSEKVGIRAGDFIREVDGKSTEGFTSTAVVQKLRGDKGTVVEVAVQRAGFPGLIRFSITRSEIPSNSVQYAFMLTPTTGLIAIKDFGETTSEEFEKAVRNLKAQGMTDLLLDLRNNGGGMLDAATGICRQLLGAGELIVTQKGRDGRDMQETRTPKGSVLDTFPMVILINRGTASASEIVTGAVQDHDRGVVVGQTSWGKGLVQAVMAINRTRGLALTTARYYTPSGRCIQRDYQHGIDDYLLPEDTKEPLGDKGPVYKTDLGRTVYGGGGITPDYTVEQAKLTTFVGNLRFRTSAFFKFAVIEKEKHGIKPQQVPDEALMKAFHAWMKEQKIECTDAEWNDPANQAEMRDQLAMEMQNVAYGMEAGFKYISGRDPQVKKALEVMPEAAAMLKKKVLSMKDGKDSPLVARN, encoded by the coding sequence ATGGCGCGTTGGTTCAAGAGCAGCTGGATCTGGATGGTCATCGCGATCACGGTGGCGGTCTACGCCCCGCTCGCGGGGCGCACCGGGGACGAGAAGGCCCGGCAGAGGTCCCTCGACACCCTCACGGAGATCATGGGCCTGGTGCAGAAGCAGGCCGTGGACCCCCCTGCCCCCAAGCAGGTCTCGCACGCCTCCATCTCGGGCATGCTCCACACCCTGGACCCCCACTCCTACTACATGGACGAGTCCGAGTTCCGCACCATGCGCGAGGACCAGCGCGGCTCCTTCTTCGGCATCGGCTCCATCATCCAGCAGCAGCCCGACGGCGTGGTGGTGGTGAGCACGGTGCGCGGCGGCCCCTCCGAGAAGGTGGGCATCCGCGCCGGGGACTTCATCCGCGAGGTGGACGGCAAGAGCACCGAGGGCTTCACCAGCACCGCCGTGGTCCAGAAGCTCCGCGGCGACAAGGGCACCGTGGTGGAGGTGGCCGTGCAGAGGGCGGGCTTCCCCGGCCTCATCCGCTTCTCCATCACCCGCAGCGAGATCCCCTCCAACAGCGTCCAGTACGCCTTCATGCTCACGCCCACCACGGGCCTCATCGCCATCAAGGACTTCGGGGAGACCACCTCCGAGGAGTTCGAGAAGGCCGTGCGGAACCTCAAGGCCCAGGGCATGACCGACCTCCTCCTGGACCTGCGCAACAACGGCGGCGGCATGCTGGACGCGGCCACGGGCATCTGCCGGCAGCTCCTGGGCGCGGGCGAGCTCATCGTCACCCAGAAGGGCCGCGACGGCCGGGACATGCAGGAGACCCGCACCCCCAAGGGTTCGGTCCTCGACACCTTCCCCATGGTCATCCTCATCAACCGCGGCACCGCCTCGGCCTCGGAGATCGTCACCGGCGCCGTGCAGGACCACGACCGCGGCGTGGTGGTGGGCCAGACCAGCTGGGGCAAGGGGCTCGTGCAGGCCGTCATGGCCATCAACCGCACCCGGGGCCTGGCGCTGACCACGGCCCGCTACTACACCCCCTCGGGCCGGTGCATCCAGCGCGACTACCAGCACGGCATCGACGACTACCTGCTGCCCGAGGACACCAAGGAGCCCCTGGGCGACAAGGGCCCCGTATACAAGACCGACCTGGGCCGCACGGTCTACGGCGGCGGGGGCATCACCCCCGACTACACCGTCGAACAGGCCAAGCTCACCACCTTCGTGGGCAACCTCCGGTTCCGCACCAGCGCCTTCTTCAAGTTCGCGGTGATCGAGAAGGAGAAGCACGGCATCAAGCCCCAGCAGGTGCCCGACGAGGCCCTCATGAAGGCCTTCCACGCCTGGATGAAGGAGCAGAAGATCGAGTGCACCGACGCCGAGTGGAACGACCCCGCCAACCAGGCCGAGATGCGCGACCAGCTGGCCATGGAGATGCAGAACGTGGCCTACGGGATGGAAGCCGGGTTCAAGTACATCTCCGGCCGGGACCCCCAGGTCAAGAAGGCCCTGGAGGTCATGCCCGAGGCGGCGGCCATGCTCAAGAAGAAGGTGCTTTCCATGAAGGACGGCAAGGACTCCCCGCTGGTCGCCCGCAACTGA